A window of Phycisphaerales bacterium contains these coding sequences:
- a CDS encoding class I SAM-dependent methyltransferase — protein MPPTTAPNAPARETAYSEAQAAAYDDKRFTSPAGRRIHALERDILLEALGHVDRGARILEVGCGTGRLLLEARSAGYNVGGLDASPHMLEKLNEKIAGRGGEFEMVVGEAARTGRPDRSYDFVYAIRLLNQTESPAYALDVVSEMLRVTRPGGYVLAEFVNGRRPRWGDNKRSTTRLAPEEVIERGRASGGEYIYSRGAFFLSMQAYNAVPGWLAPAVAACDRLLSRLMPRLCSRCYVLFRRAGE, from the coding sequence ATGCCTCCCACCACCGCGCCAAACGCCCCGGCTCGTGAAACGGCTTACTCTGAGGCCCAGGCGGCCGCGTACGACGACAAACGATTCACCAGCCCGGCCGGGCGGCGCATCCACGCACTCGAGCGCGACATCCTGCTCGAAGCGCTCGGGCATGTGGACCGCGGGGCGCGGATTCTCGAAGTCGGCTGCGGGACAGGACGCCTTCTTCTGGAAGCCAGAAGCGCCGGCTACAACGTCGGCGGGCTGGATGCGTCGCCCCACATGCTCGAGAAGCTCAACGAGAAGATCGCCGGGCGAGGGGGAGAGTTTGAAATGGTCGTCGGCGAGGCCGCCCGAACCGGCCGGCCGGACCGCTCCTACGACTTTGTCTACGCCATCCGTTTGCTCAATCAGACCGAGTCGCCGGCTTACGCGCTCGACGTCGTGTCAGAGATGCTTCGCGTGACCCGGCCGGGGGGTTACGTGCTGGCCGAGTTTGTTAACGGCCGCCGGCCGCGCTGGGGAGACAACAAGCGATCGACGACGCGGTTGGCGCCTGAAGAAGTGATCGAGCGCGGCCGAGCGAGCGGAGGCGAGTACATCTACAGCCGCGGCGCATTTTTCCTGAGCATGCAGGCGTATAACGCCGTGCCCGGTTGGCTGGCGCCGGCCGTGGCCGCTTGCGATCGCCTGCTGTCGCGGCTCATGCCGCGCCTGTGCAGCCGGTGCTATGTCCTGTTCCGCCGGGCCGGCGAATGA